From Candidatus Eisenbacteria bacterium:
TCGCCTTCAACCTCGAGGCGGCCAAGCGCGCCATCGACGACTGCGGCATCGCGCGCGACGACGTCGACGGCGTGCTGGTCTGCATGCCCGCCGCGATGGGGGAGCAGCACGGCTGGGCGTCGCGCATCGCTGCCTACCTCGGCATCACGCCCGCCTTCTGCTCGACGATGGACATGGGCGGCG
This genomic window contains:
- a CDS encoding thiolase, translating into MADAGRVRDRYAVAGIGLSRFGKLPGVSALAFNLEAAKRAIDDCGIARDDVDGVLVCMPAAMGEQHGWASRIAAYLGITPAFCSTMDMGG